The following DNA comes from Papaver somniferum cultivar HN1 chromosome 4, ASM357369v1, whole genome shotgun sequence.
GATACAATAGATATATATCTTGGACTATAATTAGAAAAACAATAAAGATTACAAAATCTTTTGAATATCCTGTCTTAATTTCCCTTGTATCGTCGCCATTTGTATACTGATCCATTCCTAAAATTTAGTTTCCCAACTAGCAATTTGCAAATCGAATCTCTAAAACTTAGAGTATACAAAAGCACAACGCGCTTTCAGGAAATGTAAGAAAGCGGGAACATCTTTACCGAGAAGATATCAATCAATTACTGTACCATTGTTCACTTTACCAAATTAACAAAGGCCATTAACACATGCCGAGTATAGCAATATTATCAGCAACAGAAGGACAGTTCACAGAGTTTAATGCAATCAACATTCCTTGAACGTTCACCAGAAAATTCTTACAGTTTTCTAACCTGGTTTATTAGACCCAGAATACAAACACCCATGATTTTTGAAAAAGTGGATCCACCTCAAATCTCACTAAACTATTCGACAATGACTGTGAAATCATCTTCTAGTGCTTCGACCTGGTTTATATTGTCGGCACTTGGTACAGCCTCAATTTACATTGTCTTCATTTTCTATTCTTTAAATCCTTTTGATCTCAATACAACAAGTTCTCTCATCATCAATTCAGGTAAGGGTACCTTCAACATTTCACTCTTCGTATTCTCATCTTATTTCTCTCTCTATCAGTTTCTGGTTTAACtcggaatattattttttttctggtGAAGATACAGACTACAGTGTTGCTGAGAAGGATAATGCAAGTTCTGTCATCATCAATCCTGGTAAGGCTACACTAGTATATGAACATTTCAATctttatatttcatttttgtttctGTCAATTCCTTGTTTAACTCTTGATACTTCCTTTGTTGAATGTGTAGACTACAACGTTACTGAGAAGAACAAGTGTGACTTGTTTAAGGGTCACTGGGTTCCAGACCCAACAAGACCACTTTATACAAATTTGAGTTGTCCAACGCTGCCTGATTCAAAGAATTGTGCTAAATATGGAAGGAAAGATTCTGACTATTTGAACTGGAGATGGAAACCACAAGACTGTGACCTCCCAAGGTTTGATTCTAACATCTTCTTGTCAATCCTTCGAAGTAAAAGGTTAGCATTTGTTGGTGATTCTGTTGCTAGAAATCATATGGAGTCGCTCCTTTGTCTTCTATCTCAGGTAAGTACAACTTTTTCATCATCTTTCTTTTGTTTCTCTTGTTTTTGTTCCTCTTCCTGGTTCAACAATCGCTAGACAGTTTAATATTGCTAAAGTTGTTGCACATTTAAGTTGTATTTTGATTCATCCTGCTTTACAGTGTGTTTTTCTAATGTTACTTTGCAGGACCAAACTCCGTTGGAATGGTGGAGGGGCTTCGAAGATCGAGACATAACATTCTACTTTCCGTCATATGATTTCACTCTAATGGTCTTCTGGGCAAATACCTTGGTCCTTGCAAACGAGAGAGTAATTAACGGTTCTAAAACTGGCGTGATCGACTTGCACCTTGACAAGGTTGACCATTATTGGGCTATACTATTACCAGCTTTGGATTACTTAATTATCTCCGATGCTCACTGGTTCTTCCGAAAGAGCTACTTGTATGAAGGTGGTCAACTTATTGGTTGTATCTATTGCGACGAATCAAATGTCACTCAACTAAACGTTCCATTTGCCATTGGAAAAGCATTTAGATCAACACTTGAATACATTGATGAATGCGAACAGTGTAATGGCTTAGTTACTTTGCTAAGAACATTTGCACCGTCACATTTTGAAAATGGGTTTTGGAATACTGGAGGATACTGTAACAGAACAAGTCCTTACAGTGAAGAGCAAGTCAACTTCGATGGCCATGAAACGGAACTCAGGAATTCTCAAGTGAAAGAGATAGAGAGAATTAGGAACATAAGTGAGAAGAGAGGGAATAACAAGAGATATGAGATCGTGGACATAACCAGAGCTATGATAATGAGACCTGATGGGCATCCTGGGTCTTATTGGAACAATAAAAATGCACATGGTCATGATGACTGCGCTCATTGGTGTTTGCCAGGACCCATCGATGTCTGGAACGATCTGTTGATGGCTGTGCTGCAGAAGATAGATGGATCGTCCATTGGTTAATGATCTTTGGGTTTGTCACTAATGGTTTTTGCTTATACTTACTATCCCGACAAAGTATATAATATTTCTACTGCAAGCTTGGGCAAAATCATTCAGTTTTGGCAGTAAAGAGCAAAATAGTTGCCATAGTTTTTGAATTCAAAAGCAGAAAATATCAAGAAGTTTATAATCTGTTGGCATGTTTTCAGTGTTGCAACATCTTGTCTTTCGTTTTTTCCAGTAGTCCTAGTAAGGCTTTCACTGAATGAATGACTAATGAGGGTTATGTACTTGAAGGTAATCCAGGGTTGTCACAAGAAGCTAGTTTCAAAATTGTGCCTGGATGTCCAAAACATTTCACAGTCCTGAGATTTGAGATGCACATGAATCATCTCTGGGCCATATAATTCAATCTTCCTGGCCTGCTTGAAGCTGAAATGAACCAACTGAATCAAAGTATACAGGTGAATGGGAATTTCGTTTCTATGGAGATAGATAGGAGACATAACCAGCATCTTAATACATATCATAAGACTTCTATAGATTTATGCCAAACAAGTTCTGTGAGAGATTCAACATAAGAGATGGGAAATTTTCAACTCGTAGGTTTGTTGACTTCCTAGTACAAGGATTAAAATGGCAAATGAAATCAGGCTACAGCTAGGGATTAAAAGGTATCCCCATCACTTGAAGAACTTATATAGGCATAGCCATAGATAATCAACAAAATCAGTAGCATGCATAGTAAAAACCATAAAAAGAAGTCGTCGAAATTACCAACGCAACCATATAGTTTAGATGACGTGTGCCAATAAGCGTGTAATAAGTTATGATGACACTGTCACCCATGCTATCCTACTCCTACCAGCTAACTAGTGTCTTAGAACTTGGAAAGACAGAAACTAATCCGCTAGTTGTTACAAAATGCTAAACAACTAGCGCCAACTAGTCTTCTCAATAGGTATCTTCACTTCCATCTCAAGAGCAGAAGAATACCCATTACCTAAATTTCAATCTAAAAATGCAGCATTACCCCCCTCAAGTTCTAATCTAATTTGGAATGTTAAAAAGAATATACAAGTTAAACTCATGATCATTCAAATTCGAATATCACCAGAGGTAAAAGATTTTGATAATCTGAATCAAATTAATACAAAATGTATAATCCAATACATTAACAACACAATAAATTAGACATAAGCAAATTGACTAGACCACATTATGTTGAACAAAACTACATTTCTACAACACAAACAAATGGAAATACATCTGAAATTCTAATGAATTAAATGAAAACAATAATAGTTAAATCAATTCTAATACCTTTTCTTAAGCTTCTAATGCATCCCCAAGAGGAAAGGACAGTAGCTCTCGAACCACAGGCGAAAACTCAACCAATCCAATATCCATAGCATAGCCAGAAATAGGCAATTTCAGATCTCTTAAAATACAAAAAGCTTCACCAATCCTACTCCTTGGCACTTCTTTGGCTACTGTACAATGAGGTATCCATGAATCTGGCAAATACTCCTCACCAATTTCAATATTCTCTTTTCGCAGGGCATCACATAATTGCGCATGAAATTGAAGTAGTGATGAAGTAGGATTAGGTGAAAGAAACAAAACATTTCCTTCACCAGGAAAACTCCCAATTGCAGACATAGACAATGATAATGGCTCTTGCTTTGAAGCGAAGTTCTTTATAAGGTTTTGTAGTTTAGGTGGATCAAGTACAGGACTAGATAGAAGAGTTATATGAGGTCTAGATTCCATTTCTATAAGCTGTGTACTGATCTGTCTACGAGCTAAAACATTCCATGCTTTTAAAACTTGGTTTTCTAAAGCTGGATCAAAGAAGAGTTGAATTGCATAACCTTGAGAAGACATTGAATTGCAAAATCTGAAAACCCCCCGCAAAAGAAGATAGAATTTCTAAATTACCCAGATGGATGAAAATAGAGCAAATCCAAGTTGGAGATTGAACAGAAATTAAGATCAGATGGATGAAAAGAGATGGTATTTATTTTTAGAGTACCtaaaagaagatgaaacaaaacccAAGATGGAAAAGTGAAGATCAATATATAGAAAACCCCCAGAAGAGATGATTGTATTCTTCCAAACGGAGATAAAACAAAACCAAAGTTTTAGATTTAGCAGGAAATAGTTACCAAAACTAAAGAGGGCAGTTGAAGAGAAACGGTGTGTGAGAGAGGGTGTGATGTAAACAAGGTACACAGACTGAGGGAATAAAGACAGAAGAAAAAGGGTttctagaaaagaaaagagagagaaggAGACTTACTTTTACCACTGGTGGAGTTAAATGGATGGAGTACGGTTTTTGTCCAAATTGAGAATCTCCAAAGACTAAAAAGAAGTTGAGAAGTTCATGGACATTAAGATTGTTATAATTCACGTGTCCAACTATAATTGGCTAAACCCTTCCTTTTTTTATCTGCTAGTATAACCGGCTAAAACTCCATTCAGGAAACTACCCTTCTAAACCGACGAGTACATACTGCATTGCCAATTGCCAAAGAAACCAGTGGCGGAATAGTCTGAACATTTTTTTCCAGTGTACAGAGCAATTATTATGGTGGAAAaattcatcttccatcttccacaccACCTCAACATTTAGAATAGTTTATGGAAGatcaagtgtagtggtggaatcgTAAGAACGATAATCAAAATAGCGTTttacgctaataagaatagcgttagaaaaacgctattcagaatagcgctTTACACTGTTAAGATTAGCGTTTTTTTACTCGGCCATTAGATTTTCAACGACTCGTTTTATATCTACGAataaaaaaaaaacgctatttAGATTAGTGTTGGGCGTTATTTTAATTGGCGTTTTCCGTTTTCTAGCGCGCTATTCAGAATAGCGTTTTACGCTAATCTGATTAGCGCTTCCATGGATTCCACAAACCATCCCACGAAATCATGTAACATGGCTTGGAAAACTGCAGAATACCCCAACTTGGAAACCAGTAGACGTAACATTCCACAATTTTCCCACACTTGAAAtaagttggattccaccataagacttgctctaagttattattatttattttttggaaaggACCACTAGTCTTCGATTAAAAGTTTCATCGATAGAACTGATTTAAAATCGAAAAGCTACGGAGATACCATATTAGATTACAGATATCAAAGATCTTAATAGTATTCAATTCTGACTAAATTTTATCAGAATGAACCATTTCAACCTTACTGGAAGACCATAATGACAATAACATGAGTAAATTAATGTTAAAAAGTCAAATATATTTTAACTGAAACAAATTTGCACCAGTACAAATTTGTAGCAGTGAGACCTTTGAAAGATCCATCCAGGGATTTTCTAAACATCCGGGTATTATAACGACTTGTAAACAGAGGTAACAGTAACAAGAGTAACAACATCGGTCTTCTAGTAAAAACAGTAACAGTAGTAGCATCAGTCTTGATGAATCGATCTGAATCGGTAACGAAGTTTTTGATTATTGGTCTGATCTTGTTGATGAAGTAATTGATGAGATTGTTAACGAGGTTGTTGATGGAGTTGAAGATATTGTTgctagtttttcttttgtttatgtGGCTTCTATCAAAAGTTGGAGTACTTCTTCCGCAGAAAAACGATTCACCACTCTTTACTGAAACAACCATTTCCATGAACAAAAGCTTATTAGTATAAATACATATCACAACAAAGAAATCAGGACAAACACCCAAGCCTATATCTAAAGTCTATTGTGGGAAAAAcgaaaaatcaacaatcaaagactTAAACAAACTAAAACTTGAACCAATAGATAGAGACAGGCAAAGAAAGAGATACATGGTAGGAAGATTCGAGCAGAAGGATTCAggttgcatgggaagtttttattTTCGACAAGTTTTTTAGAGAAGAGAAGTATTTTTTCCCCAAATGTTACACACATATGCTTTTTATCTACCGGATTCTTACCCCAAAACATATACACCTCGTGTGTTGTAAAAATATTGATCCATGTCATTTAGATTCAGACTCATCACGGGCCTAAAAAAATGTGTCGTTCCAGATGTAGAGCTTTGGTGCATACCACATAGTGGTGCAAAAAAGTTGAGAATGTTGTTGGAGTTTTAACTTTTTTATGATTGACGACCTATGCAACACTGCCACTTCAAAATCGGTTTTTTATTCGTATCGCTAATGTATCGAGTTTGGAGATATTTTAGAATACATACCGGAAACTCTCTTTAAAATTATCTTTCTTGATTATAAAAACATCAAAACATTTGGAATACCTTTCAGATACTTCATGATATGTATGTTATAATTTTGGCATATATATGTACACAATTTAATAGAAAATGGCGTGGAAATCCAAAAAAATCACTTAACCCATGGACCCTGAAAACTTTCAGTTACCTATTATCATGGACGAAGTTGAATCACGTGATATTGTTTGGATCGGGTCTGCGTGGAATATCCTGTTTAGTACCAGGAAACCTTGGCTTAATCGAAGTTCAAATGGGAATAGTAAGTTATGCATAATTGTATACCTTATTCGACTTAGTAATTTTGGGGTTTGGCTCCCCTTCTTATATTATTTTCGTCTGTATTAGTTTACCCACCTTTGATTGTATCACATTTCTTTCGCCatctaaattttctttatatgttTATTCCTCATACTACCAGTAAGTATAAAAATGACCGGGTCATAAGGGGTATGTCCTTTTGATCCCTATAAATAAAACCCTCAGTCTTCAAGATAagtgttcaaaaccctaaatcaatacaAATCTTATATGTTTTATCTTATATTTATCATGTAATGTATACTTTATCACTGCACATTCTCGTTCATATTATATGTTGTGAACATTTGGTATGAAAACTGGTGAACTTTGGTGACTAAATGTAACACAATATCCCTTTTGTATGCCTTGAACATCATCCTGATTAACTAgtttgttgatagacgcatttatgtgtctaatatagcccaattgtatacattgttagtacccatttttgtacttattatgttgttttatttatttgtaggagtttttggaaaaataaagttttgtggcgaaattggctaaagatGCGGCGTCCGGAGCTCCGTTgaggtgtaccggaagtaccctggaaatgtcccggaggaaccccgaaaaagtgcggaaaatatcccggaagaattgctaaaggcacccctttggttggataagggcaccccatggctatttacaccccaaaaatgatatttccacccaaattgctaaggggacaccactgtttgctaaggggacaccatattcacgattcaaaaaaatgaatttggcgggaagaaaacatgcagacgctgttgaagtttggtcggattgttggaggaattctagcgagattcaatcgctggaaattattgggttaagcctgttaaggctaaacaggccgaatgcaaatgattttagcgatcaagttgggctgaaatgaccgggagagttgggaggagagaaggaacgctgcagaatcgagaaccatgatttctctctgctgctgccattgatgaagatgaagaacacgaagaacagacagccaaagaccgtcgttcttcaacagagtctaagacgcacaaccgtgggtcgtaatgtgggtcgtagttcgaggtacaacagcagttatcatttatcgttcttcttgtaacagctgaacagcgcctttgcaacagttatttctgttgcgatttttctgttcaattgttttacaccttttcatcatttgtaaaccactttttgagcaataaataattattttgagagcatttttactatgatgagctaaaacccaacactgggacgaccgTATTCTGAAACACGGAAAAAAATCATTGGctggaggaggccaaacttcatacttggggtaatttcattaattcttttatttactttttgcactaattttaattgaattaagattttaaattaattacttgtgatttcatttgatagagtatgcttagtcctagggatttttgatatgccatgcttaagaaatacaagtaatattttataaaatctatcttggcaataaactagagttaatatttgttttgtttttaactataatcgcctagaattaaattctgaaccacttgaaaatgaaaaatggccgaatctttagtcccagtacctctcgcccattgtgacaaatattgtgtatatatttttatttttaaatctttacaagtccgagcaacgaacttttactaccactttcaaaactataacaaattggcgccgccgacgcggatttgtgcttaggtagaatttttttttaggtttattatttttttttagaattgtttgttcctttttacgtttctttttgtctttattttgcaggttcaaagtgaaaactaaggacttggagaggaaaaatcttaaagcgaaaagcgaaaagagaagaaaaaaaggacaattttaggatttaatttttaattttttttagagtgtgtgaggaaaactgtaatttttttttttttttttattatttattttggactttggactttaaacaattggactttattttttttttaaccctacggaagggtattattattaaaaaaaaaaataaaaaaaattattatataaactgtgtgcagggaaggacgacgattactatatcgtctcggcccctcgggttcgcacacggcataggagtcgtgtcccgagtcgacgacaacggttcatcgcccgtctggtacgggaggtaagtccaatcgaaacacccgcgaatctcctgcaagcgggttactgtctgccttaaggtgataattgtttgaggacgaaccggactgtctttattttcctagtaaaaggaaaggcctggcctaaacaagataagggttcggatttcatcaccgttcccttcttgcccgccttaggaaaacgaaacctaacgcgaacccaagcttaaaatttggaatagaacgagaccgatatggtaacgagcttaataggaaactcgttcgaaaaatattggttgctctttaagcacactccaaagttcatgatggtttctgtgagttgaatgcgtgactgcgccgccttgtgatagcggtgaggccttgggtatcaaagctccactgagcttccctcgcctcaattcaacttactttgactcggattgattccagaggggtttgctcaaattgcaacgaattccctttcgaaatatagaagctggtctagaaacaatctaagtggagccatcatgctttttgtttgctagaaatctttaggtttgctttggtggagtcgagtcggccttgtttgtgattgtataaaatccctctgtagtttatttttcgtcggtgatgaatccttttgaggagacgccacctgcgatgacgttgcgagaatatatgtctagaaattctcgttatcaagagatgtcttcggaaatgactcttggtgaatatatgtgtgggcagcgatatatggatactccaacttttattgaggaatcacctctaacgatctatgagaaatattataaacatagaccatgtagttgggaacaaagcttgagaattcgtgaatatcaaaaa
Coding sequences within:
- the LOC113274210 gene encoding protein ALTERED XYLOGLUCAN 4-like isoform X2; protein product: MQSTFLERSPENSYSFLTWFIRPRIQTPMIFEKVDPPQISLNYSTMTVKSSSSASTWFILSALGTASIYIVFIFYSLNPFDLNTTSSLIINSDYSVAEKDNASSVIINPDYNVTEKNKCDLFKGHWVPDPTRPLYTNLSCPTLPDSKNCAKYGRKDSDYLNWRWKPQDCDLPRFDSNIFLSILRSKRLAFVGDSVARNHMESLLCLLSQDQTPLEWWRGFEDRDITFYFPSYDFTLMVFWANTLVLANERVINGSKTGVIDLHLDKVDHYWAILLPALDYLIISDAHWFFRKSYLYEGGQLIGCIYCDESNVTQLNVPFAIGKAFRSTLEYIDECEQCNGLVTLLRTFAPSHFENGFWNTGGYCNRTSPYSEEQVNFDGHETELRNSQVKEIERIRNISEKRGNNKRYEIVDITRAMIMRPDGHPGSYWNNKNAHGHDDCAHWCLPGPIDVWNDLLMAVLQKIDGSSIG
- the LOC113274210 gene encoding protein ALTERED XYLOGLUCAN 4-like isoform X1, with the protein product MQSTFLERSPENSYSFLTWFIRPRIQTPMIFEKVDPPQISLNYSTMTVKSSSSASTWFILSALGTASIYIVFIFYSLNPFDLNTTSSLIINSDTDYSVAEKDNASSVIINPDYNVTEKNKCDLFKGHWVPDPTRPLYTNLSCPTLPDSKNCAKYGRKDSDYLNWRWKPQDCDLPRFDSNIFLSILRSKRLAFVGDSVARNHMESLLCLLSQDQTPLEWWRGFEDRDITFYFPSYDFTLMVFWANTLVLANERVINGSKTGVIDLHLDKVDHYWAILLPALDYLIISDAHWFFRKSYLYEGGQLIGCIYCDESNVTQLNVPFAIGKAFRSTLEYIDECEQCNGLVTLLRTFAPSHFENGFWNTGGYCNRTSPYSEEQVNFDGHETELRNSQVKEIERIRNISEKRGNNKRYEIVDITRAMIMRPDGHPGSYWNNKNAHGHDDCAHWCLPGPIDVWNDLLMAVLQKIDGSSIG
- the LOC113276394 gene encoding uncharacterized protein LOC113276394, which produces MSSQGYAIQLFFDPALENQVLKAWNVLARRQISTQLIEMESRPHITLLSSPVLDPPKLQNLIKNFASKQEPLSLSMSAIGSFPGEGNVLFLSPNPTSSLLQFHAQLCDALRKENIEIGEEYLPDSWIPHCTVAKEVPRSRIGEAFCILRDLKLPISGYAMDIGLVEFSPVVRELLSFPLGDALEA